DNA sequence from the bacterium genome:
GCCAGCTTGGAAAAATCCATCGCATAGCGCCGGTCGTGACCCGGCCGGTCGGCGACGAATTTTTTCCAGGCGGCATAGCCTTCCTTGGGGCCGGGCTTGAGCCGGTCGAGCGCGGCGCCAATCGTGTCCACCACTTCGAGGTTGGAGCGCTCGGCTCCGCCGCCGACGTTGTAAGTTTCGCCGCGGCGGCCTCGGGTCATGATGAGCCATATCGCGGCGGCATGGTCGCGCACGAAGAGCCAGTCGCGGACGTTGCGACCGTCGCCATAGATCGGCAAGGGCTTCCCGTCCAGCGCGTTGACGATCATCAGCGGAACCAGCTTTTCGGGGAATTGATAAGGCCCGTAGTTGTTCGAGCAATTCGACAAGGTCACCGGCAAACCGTAAGTGTGGGCGTAGGCCCGGACCAAATGATCCGACGCGGCTTTCGACGCCGAATAAGGGCTGTTCGGATGATAGGCGGTTTCCTCGGTGAAGCGTCCTTCGGGGCCGAGGCTTCCGAAGACCTCGTCGGTGCTGACGTGGTGAAAGAGCT
Encoded proteins:
- the rfbB gene encoding dTDP-glucose 4,6-dehydratase, whose amino-acid sequence is MKSLLVTGGAGFIGSNFIRYLLADSGYQGQVLNVDKLTYAGNLDNLRGIEAEFPGRYRFARADIGDSTAVEALIREHQIDAIAHFAAESHVDRSIVQPEDFLQTNVVGTFRLLELLRKHRDRIELFHHVSTDEVFGSLGPEGRFTEETAYHPNSPYSASKAASDHLVRAYAHTYGLPVTLSNCSNNYGPYQFPEKLVPLMIVNALDGKPLPIYGDGRNVRDWLFVRDHAAAIWLIMTRGRRGETYNVGGGAERSNLEVVDTIGAALDRLKPGPKEGYAAWKKFVADRPGHDRRYAMDFSKLAGELGWRPEESFESGMAKTVDWYLANLDWVRRVQSGEYREWMRRQYGL